One Citrobacter amalonaticus genomic window carries:
- a CDS encoding LysR family transcriptional regulator — protein sequence MRYSPEALTAFVETVSCGSFSAAARRLRKSQSTISTAIAHLEADLGVQLFDRSSRQPVLTEEGKKVLGYVQAILSASDRLDEVALSLTGETEARLTFVLSDTLHPDVLEELMVQFDRQFPYTEFECLIGEDVDVIDLLQKERAQVGLIEARDHYPTDIGATRLPMQTWMGLYVAASHPLAKEKKLQWDQLHTWRELRLNTYIDHGAQLARGPVWSAPNYLLLLSMAVQGFGWCALPCALVEEFAAEKPLVQLDVPGWPKAIAIDLLWNKKSPPGVAGSWLRYHLQQGSVPG from the coding sequence ATGCGTTACTCACCTGAAGCCTTAACCGCATTTGTCGAGACCGTTTCCTGTGGCTCCTTCTCGGCGGCGGCACGCAGACTGCGGAAAAGTCAGTCCACGATCAGCACGGCGATCGCTCACCTTGAGGCCGATCTTGGTGTCCAGCTGTTTGATCGCTCCTCCCGCCAGCCGGTGCTGACGGAAGAAGGAAAGAAAGTGCTTGGTTACGTGCAGGCGATTCTGTCGGCCAGCGATCGACTCGATGAGGTGGCGCTTTCGCTGACCGGTGAGACCGAAGCGCGTCTGACGTTTGTGCTCTCCGATACCTTACACCCCGACGTGCTGGAGGAACTGATGGTGCAGTTTGATCGCCAGTTTCCGTATACCGAGTTTGAATGTCTGATTGGTGAGGATGTGGACGTTATCGATCTGCTGCAAAAAGAGCGGGCGCAGGTTGGTTTGATTGAAGCCAGAGACCACTATCCCACCGATATCGGTGCGACGCGCTTGCCGATGCAAACGTGGATGGGACTTTACGTTGCCGCTTCCCATCCGCTGGCGAAAGAGAAGAAACTGCAGTGGGATCAACTGCATACCTGGCGTGAGTTGCGCCTTAACACCTATATCGATCATGGCGCCCAGCTTGCCCGCGGCCCGGTCTGGTCCGCGCCGAACTATTTGCTGTTGCTGAGTATGGCGGTACAGGGGTTTGGCTGGTGCGCGCTTCCGTGTGCGTTGGTGGAGGAGTTTGCGGCGGAAAAACCGCTGGTGCAACTGGATGTCCCGGGATGGCCGAAAGCTATCGCGATCGATCTGCTCTGGAACAAAAAATCTCCGCCCGGTGTGGCGGGGAGTTGGCTGAGATACCATTTACAGCAAGGCAGTGTCCCGGGCTGA
- a CDS encoding multidrug/biocide efflux PACE transporter: MQHNAVQHRSLLERVFHAVCFEGIATAILAPTTAWLMQRSVLEMGGLTILLATTAMIWNIIYNALFDRFWPSHLVKRTAKVRAFHALGFESGFIVIGVSIVAYVLNVSLIQAFTLEIGFFLFFLPYTMFYNWAYDTLRVRVVKRREQRVTA, translated from the coding sequence ATGCAACACAATGCGGTTCAACATCGTTCATTACTGGAGCGTGTTTTTCACGCTGTATGTTTTGAAGGGATTGCCACGGCGATCCTGGCACCCACCACGGCCTGGTTGATGCAACGATCGGTGCTGGAAATGGGCGGACTGACGATCCTGCTGGCGACCACGGCGATGATCTGGAACATCATCTACAACGCGCTGTTTGACCGTTTCTGGCCTTCACATCTGGTGAAACGAACGGCGAAAGTGCGTGCGTTTCACGCGCTGGGGTTTGAAAGCGGCTTTATCGTCATCGGCGTGAGTATCGTGGCGTATGTGCTGAACGTCAGCCTGATACAGGCCTTTACGCTGGAGATCGGCTTCTTCCTGTTCTTCCTGCCCTACACCATGTTCTATAACTGGGCTTATGACACGTTGCGCGTACGCGTCGTGAAGCGTCGCGAACAGCGCGTGACTGCCTGA
- a CDS encoding amino acid permease translates to MSKIWSKEETLWSFALYGTAVGAGTLFLPIQLGSAGAIVLFVTALVAWPLTYWPHKALCQFILSSKTSAGEGITGAVTHYYGKKIGSLITTLYFIAFFVVVLIYAVAITNSLTEQLARYLEISLGIRMGVSLGVVLILNLIFLMGRHATIRVMGFLVFPLIAYFLFLSLYLTGSWQPSLLTGQMAFDQHTLHQVWISIPVMVFAFSHTPIISTFAIDRREKYGELAMGKCKKIMKVAYLIICLSVLFFVFSCLLSIPPSYIEAAKNEGVTILSALSMMPAAPAWLSISGIIVAVVAMSKSFLGTYFGVIEGATEVVKTGLQQVGVKKSRAFNRALSIMLVSAITFIVCCINPNAISMIYAISGPLIAMILFIMPTLSTYLIPALKPHRSLGNLITLIVGLLCVSVMFLG, encoded by the coding sequence ATGTCGAAAATTTGGTCAAAAGAAGAGACGCTCTGGAGCTTTGCGTTATATGGGACTGCCGTGGGCGCAGGAACCCTGTTTCTCCCCATCCAGCTTGGCTCCGCGGGCGCGATTGTACTGTTTGTCACCGCTCTGGTTGCCTGGCCTCTCACATACTGGCCGCATAAAGCGTTATGTCAGTTCATTCTCTCGTCGAAAACCTCTGCGGGAGAAGGGATCACCGGTGCAGTGACGCACTATTATGGTAAGAAGATCGGCAGCCTCATTACCACGCTGTACTTTATTGCCTTTTTCGTGGTGGTCCTGATTTATGCCGTCGCCATCACCAACTCCCTGACAGAGCAGCTCGCCCGCTATCTTGAGATTAGCCTCGGCATCCGCATGGGAGTCAGTCTTGGCGTGGTATTAATCCTGAACCTGATTTTCCTGATGGGCCGTCATGCGACCATTCGGGTGATGGGCTTTTTGGTATTCCCGCTGATCGCTTACTTTTTATTTCTCTCGCTGTACCTGACCGGCAGTTGGCAACCCTCGTTGCTCACCGGACAAATGGCGTTCGATCAGCACACGCTGCATCAGGTATGGATCTCGATTCCGGTGATGGTTTTTGCTTTTAGCCATACGCCTATTATCTCCACGTTTGCTATCGACAGACGTGAGAAATATGGTGAGCTGGCCATGGGTAAATGCAAAAAAATCATGAAGGTCGCCTATCTGATCATCTGCTTAAGCGTGCTGTTCTTCGTCTTTAGCTGCCTGCTGTCGATTCCGCCATCGTACATCGAAGCCGCTAAAAATGAAGGCGTCACCATACTTTCGGCCTTATCCATGATGCCTGCCGCCCCGGCGTGGCTCTCGATTTCAGGTATCATCGTCGCCGTGGTGGCGATGTCGAAATCCTTTCTCGGCACCTACTTTGGCGTCATTGAAGGGGCAACCGAGGTGGTCAAAACCGGTCTGCAACAGGTTGGGGTGAAGAAAAGCCGGGCCTTTAACCGCGCCCTGTCTATTATGCTGGTATCGGCCATCACCTTTATTGTCTGCTGCATCAATCCGAATGCGATCTCGATGATTTACGCCATCAGTGGGCCGCTCATTGCCATGATTTTGTTCATTATGCCGACCCTGTCGACATACCTGATCCCGGCGTTAAAACCGCACCGCTCGCTCGGCAATCTGATCACCCTGATTGTCGGCCTGCTGTGCGTGTCCGTGATGTTCCTCGGCTAA
- a CDS encoding winged helix-turn-helix domain-containing protein: MTNKNTQKTVILQNPASFILLYLLTHCGVVISQSQLVKIGWGEKNNITSVNTLYQTALMLRNALTEVGLPRDLIRTVARRGMMMTADIQRTEIESVDNAREEESEEEPTVPAMTAAPRKQRPSRTTLMMGAILLSLLLVGVSVSLGVFYPPAESLFSSYAIIDTTSFSSCTLLLKGKSTLNTRYAVFLTRHPDICQNHNYVYLSGMNSAKNIAAVACQLDIREHPQTKCTTWYSINDEN; this comes from the coding sequence TTGACGAATAAGAATACGCAAAAAACGGTCATTCTTCAAAACCCTGCGAGTTTCATTCTCTTATATCTCCTTACACATTGCGGGGTTGTTATTTCACAAAGCCAGCTCGTAAAGATTGGTTGGGGAGAAAAAAACAACATCACTTCCGTCAATACGTTATACCAGACGGCCCTCATGCTCAGGAATGCATTAACGGAAGTCGGGTTGCCGCGCGATCTGATCAGAACCGTCGCCCGGCGCGGTATGATGATGACGGCGGATATTCAACGGACGGAGATAGAATCGGTTGATAATGCGAGAGAAGAGGAGAGTGAGGAGGAGCCAACAGTACCTGCGATGACGGCGGCACCGCGTAAACAGCGGCCTTCAAGGACCACGCTGATGATGGGAGCTATTTTGCTGTCACTATTGTTGGTCGGCGTAAGCGTCTCTTTGGGGGTGTTTTATCCGCCGGCCGAATCGCTGTTCTCTTCCTATGCCATTATTGATACCACCTCCTTTTCATCCTGTACCCTATTATTGAAAGGCAAAAGTACATTAAACACTCGCTATGCGGTATTCCTGACGAGACACCCGGATATCTGTCAGAATCATAACTATGTGTATCTCTCGGGAATGAATAGTGCGAAGAATATTGCGGCCGTCGCCTGCCAGTTGGATATAAGAGAACACCCGCAGACAAAATGTACGACCTGGTACTCGATTAATGATGAAAATTAA
- a CDS encoding helix-turn-helix transcriptional regulator: MGLDVKLKNLTCSSCTLHCKIMPEKSPRLQYCANACFCMWPEESIYFNKGVIEGILNNNHNARLSGYIFVDFSISFLRLFLDKEWIEYLASTRMGIILISDRNMQSLANYWRKKHPAISAIIYHDDGLDVANEKIRQVFIGRHLSFTKGNTLTQMEFTILGHMVAGSNPHQIAQLLEMDIRSIYAYKQRIEKRMGGRINSLFIHSHPISGDKLSYPLLIKETDGSAMHLQRRR; the protein is encoded by the coding sequence ATGGGGCTGGACGTTAAATTAAAGAATTTGACATGCAGCAGTTGTACTTTGCATTGTAAAATAATGCCCGAAAAATCACCCCGCTTACAGTATTGCGCCAATGCCTGTTTTTGCATGTGGCCAGAAGAAAGCATTTATTTTAATAAAGGGGTCATTGAAGGCATTTTAAATAACAATCACAACGCCAGACTTAGTGGTTATATTTTTGTGGATTTTTCTATCAGCTTCTTACGCCTGTTTCTGGATAAAGAGTGGATAGAATATCTCGCAAGTACACGCATGGGTATTATTCTGATCAGCGATCGCAACATGCAGTCGCTCGCCAACTACTGGCGCAAAAAGCATCCTGCGATTTCTGCCATCATTTACCATGATGACGGACTGGATGTCGCCAATGAGAAGATCAGGCAGGTGTTTATCGGGCGACATTTGTCGTTTACCAAAGGCAATACGTTGACGCAGATGGAGTTCACCATTCTGGGCCACATGGTTGCAGGCAGTAACCCGCACCAGATCGCTCAGTTGTTGGAGATGGATATCCGCAGCATCTACGCCTACAAGCAAAGAATTGAAAAAAGAATGGGTGGACGAATCAATTCGTTGTTTATTCACTCTCATCCGATCTCAGGCGATAAGTTATCTTACCCGCTGTTGATCAAAGAGACGGATGGTTCAGCAATGCATTTGCAAAGACGCAGATGA
- the rcnR gene encoding Ni(II)/Co(II)-binding transcriptional repressor RcnR — protein MSHTIRDKQKLKARTSKIQGQVVALKKMLDEPHECAAVLQQIAAIRGAVNGLMREVIKGHLTEHIVHQSDEEKREEDLDVVLKVLDSYIK, from the coding sequence ATGTCACACACAATCCGGGATAAACAGAAGCTTAAAGCCCGAACCAGCAAAATTCAGGGGCAGGTGGTTGCGCTGAAGAAAATGCTCGATGAACCCCATGAGTGCGCCGCCGTGTTGCAGCAGATCGCCGCGATACGCGGAGCCGTGAATGGTTTAATGCGGGAAGTGATTAAAGGGCATCTGACCGAGCATATCGTCCATCAGAGTGATGAAGAGAAGCGGGAAGAAGATCTGGACGTGGTACTGAAAGTTCTGGACTCCTACATAAAATAG
- a CDS encoding nickel/cobalt efflux protein RcnA has translation MGEFSTLLQQGNAWFFIPSAILLGVLHGLEPGHSKTMMAAFIIAIKGTIKQAVMLGLAATLSHTAVVWLIALGGMYISRAFTAESVEPWLQLISAFIILGTATWMFWRTWQGERNWLTDMQHDDHHHAHHDHHGHDHHDHHEHHDHEHHDHHERHDHEHHHDHSDLAGLAEGSKAYQDAHERAHASDIQRRFHGKEVTNGQILLFGLTGGLIPCPAAITVLLICIQLKAFTLGATMVLCFSLGLAITLVTVGVGAAVSVHQVAKRWSGFNALARKAPYFSSLLIGLVGLYMGIHGYMGIIHTS, from the coding sequence ATGGGTGAATTTTCAACACTTCTTCAGCAAGGTAACGCGTGGTTTTTCATTCCCAGCGCGATTCTTCTCGGCGTGCTGCATGGACTGGAGCCCGGTCACTCGAAAACGATGATGGCGGCATTTATCATCGCCATTAAAGGGACCATTAAGCAGGCGGTGATGCTAGGACTGGCGGCAACGCTCTCCCATACCGCTGTGGTCTGGCTGATCGCCCTCGGCGGCATGTATATCAGTCGGGCGTTTACCGCAGAGTCCGTGGAGCCCTGGCTGCAACTGATTTCCGCGTTTATTATTCTGGGCACCGCAACCTGGATGTTCTGGCGGACATGGCAGGGTGAGCGAAACTGGCTCACCGATATGCAACATGATGATCATCATCATGCCCATCACGATCATCATGGTCACGATCATCATGACCACCACGAACATCACGATCACGAGCATCATGACCACCACGAACGCCACGATCATGAGCATCATCACGACCACAGTGACCTGGCAGGACTGGCGGAAGGGTCGAAAGCTTATCAGGATGCCCATGAGCGCGCGCATGCCAGCGATATTCAACGCCGTTTTCACGGCAAAGAGGTGACCAATGGGCAAATCCTGCTGTTCGGTCTGACCGGCGGACTGATTCCCTGTCCGGCGGCAATTACCGTGCTGCTGATTTGTATCCAGTTAAAGGCCTTCACGCTCGGCGCAACAATGGTGCTCTGCTTTAGCCTGGGGCTGGCGATTACGCTGGTGACCGTCGGCGTGGGCGCAGCAGTCAGTGTCCATCAGGTCGCTAAGCGCTGGAGTGGATTCAATGCACTGGCAAGAAAAGCGCCCTATTTTTCCAGCCTACTGATCGGTCTGGTCGGTCTGTATATGGGCATTCATGGCTACATGGGGATTATTCACACCTCCTGA
- a CDS encoding fimbrial protein, whose amino-acid sequence MTLNRAFLSALMASALFSTNALASDNTITFMGEVSDETCSISVNGSDASPVVLLPTVTATELNANQVAGATTFDVGVSNCTGSSTGVQISTVFVGNNISSATGNLGSTGSATDVEIQILDTSDDEIDFRSAFTGTGDLSLAADQTSASATYKAQYYSGGAATTGTVLASLQYAVSYQ is encoded by the coding sequence ATGACCTTAAATCGTGCCTTCCTTTCGGCGCTGATGGCTTCTGCGCTCTTTTCCACGAATGCACTGGCCTCTGACAATACCATTACGTTTATGGGCGAAGTGAGTGACGAGACCTGTTCAATATCGGTAAACGGTTCTGATGCCTCTCCGGTGGTATTGCTGCCGACCGTAACGGCTACCGAACTGAATGCCAATCAGGTGGCTGGCGCGACGACATTTGATGTCGGTGTGAGCAACTGTACCGGCTCGTCTACTGGCGTGCAGATCTCGACGGTCTTCGTTGGCAACAACATCAGTTCTGCTACCGGAAACCTTGGCAGCACCGGTTCTGCGACAGATGTAGAGATCCAAATTCTCGACACCAGCGATGACGAAATTGATTTCCGCAGCGCCTTTACCGGCACCGGCGACCTCTCTCTCGCCGCTGACCAGACCTCAGCGAGCGCGACCTATAAAGCCCAGTATTACAGTGGCGGCGCGGCCACCACCGGTACGGTACTGGCTTCACTGCAATACGCCGTTTCCTATCAGTAA